The genomic segment GCTCCTAGATAACCGAGAAAAATAAAAAAAACGGCTGCTGTTTTTTGAAGAGAAAAATTCATCGTTCGCCCCATTGTTCTATATTTCATTTCCTCATATAAGCATCTAATAATTCGCCATCGACCGCAAGTTCCTTCGTGATTTCAGGCGAAAAATTTCAGCGAGATTGATATCCATGCGTGATGCATTATGCAAAAGCGCTTGGGTTTGTCCTGTATCAAATAGAATGCGCACGGAATCGATTTCAATAAACAAAGATAAGCTATGCTCCGCAATCAAATCGTCCGGGCGGGCTGTGTTGTTGATTAAGACAGAGACCGTACTTTGTTGAACTTTAACCATTTTAATGTGTACAGAGGTTTTCACCCGTTTGCAAAGAGCCTTCCAAAAATTGTTTTGCGAGCGCTTCAGGAAGTTCCTCCGGCGCGCCGATCACAACCCGGATGGAGTATTGATCAAACAATTGTTTGGCTTTGATGCCCATGCCGCCGCAAATAATGACGTCTGCGCCTTGCTGGTGCAACCACAAGGGCAAGACGCCAGGTTCATGAGGCGGAGGCGTGACGAGCGTCTTGCTCGTTACCTGTCCTGCTGAAGAGTCGACTTCAAGCAGAGCAAAATGTTCACAATGGCCAAAATGGGCTGCGAGTTTTTCGTTGATGACGGGGACGGCGATTTTCATTAGTTGGCTCCTTTTTTTGAGACTTCACTTGATAAAGTTAGTCGTTGTTTTATGGTTCGCCATAGTTCTCGAATGGCGATTGCCGACGGACCATTTGAAAATTCTGTTAATGACATTTGATTGATTTGCGCCTCGACGAAAGAACTGTCATACGGAATTCGCCCAACAACTGGCGTCCCCAGTTCGATTCCGCGCATGGTGATGCTGTGGGTGATATCCCGGTTGATATCATATTTGTTCACACAAATAACGGCTGGAATATCGAAGTGATGAGACAATTCAACCACTCGTTCCATATCATGAAAACCGGATAACGTTGGCTCGGTGACGATAAGAACTAAATCAACGCCTGAAATTGCAGCAATGACGGGACATCCAATCCCGGGCGGGCCGTCGATCAATATCCAATCGCAGCCAAGTGATTGGCCCCATTCAAACGCATGTCTCCGAACCAACGTTGATAGTTTTCCTGAATTCTCTTTCGCGACTTGCAAGGTTGCGTGAGTCATTGGCCCTAAACGTGAGTGAGAGCGAAACCATTCTCCATTTTCTTCTTCCCGAAGTTCGATGGCGCCGACGGGACAATACCGGACGCAGACCCCGCATCCTTCACAGGCCAGTGAATCAACTTGATAGACGGTTCCAGCCATTGTCTCTACGGGCTGCACCGCCTCAAATGCGCAAAGGTCAAAACAAACCCGGCAATCAATGCACTTGTCTTTTGATATATAGGCTTTTTTTCCACAACGAAACGCTCCGCGTTCAATTACTTGTGGATTTAATACGAGGTGCAAATCAGACGCGTCGACGTCGCAATCCGCAACCATCGCATTTTGGGCGAGAGACGCGAGACATGCCGTCAAACTAGTTTTTCCGGCGCCGCCTTTTCCACTGATTATGCTAATTTGCTTCATCATGGGCGGCTCTCGCTTCCGACCAATGAAGACGCAACGCTAAAATATATTTCCACCATTGGTTTTTGCACGCTTGGAACGCTCTTGACAATCAATTCTCCGCGAGAACAGGCCTCAGCGGCGATACGATCATCCGGCACCGAAGCGATAATCGGAATCGCTTCTCTCGCACAGTAATCATGCGCACAAGAATCGCCGATTCCATCCCGGTTAATGACCACGCCAAACGGAACCTCTAATAATCGCAAAAGTTCAACAATTAAATGAAGATCGTGGACGCCGAACGGCGTCGGTTCACAGACAAGAATCACAAAATCACAATCTCGAACCGCTTCAATGGTTGGGCAGGAACAACCCGGCGGGCAATCAACGATGACAAACGAATTATCATCTGCATACGACTTTACCGTTCGGATCACAGGAACAGCAGACGGTTCTCCGATATTTAGTTTCCCCTGAACAAATGCAAAGCCGTCCGCCCATCCCCGCTCAATATCACCAACCGTTCGCTGGCCTTTTGTGATTGCTTTTTCGGGGCATCCACGCCAACAGCCGCCGCATCCATGACAGAGATCAGGAAACACCAAAATGTTCTTGCCCACATAAACAATTGCCTGAAACTGACAGATGTCTGCACACTGACCACATTGAGTACATAGGCTGGGATCATAACTCGGGCAGTTCACATAAACCGGCAATTTTTGATCGAGTATAGGTTTAACAAAGATATGGCAGTTCGGCTCTTCAACGTCGCAGTCAAGCAAGCAAACTGGAGCGGATGAATAACGAGATGCGATATACGCAAGATTGGCGGCGACGGTCGTTTTCCCGACGCCGCCCTTACCGCTAGCGATTGCAACTTTCATGTAGATAAACCGTCACGCAGCATCGGAGATTGACATTTGGGACAGATCAGCGTCTTGCATGGAACGCCGGGCTGATGAGGCGCGGTTTCGCCACAGTTAGGACAAACGCAATTTCCGTCCTGGCTCATAGCGCTTCGCCCTTTGCCCTGGCCGCGTCCCTGCCCCTGACCGCCCTTTCGTCCACCTCCGCCGGAACTTGGTCCTCGACTACCTTGTCCTGATTGGCCTTTTGGCATTTCACTTGGCTCTCTTCCGATTGGGCCTGTTATGGTTCCAATGATGATGGTTCGTTGCTGGGCGGCGCTTCCAATTTCTCAATGCGTTGGTTGATGTTATCCAACAACAATTGAACTTGCTCCGCCTGTTCTTTTAGCGCGGCCAAATCCTGATTGCGGTCGAATGCAGCAACATCTAGAGAGAAGTTTCCCTGTCGGCGTCCTCTTCCAAATGAGTTGGAGGCCCTGCTCCCTCGTCTTCGTCCAACACTGCGACCAACTCGAAATGGAACGCCTCCTCTCCCTGTAGAAACATTGCTTACGGTTCCAGTACACAATCCAAAACCGCGTCCTGTGGCGGGCCCCATTCCAGAGGGGCCGCTTCGATCTTTTCCTGGCATGATGACGACCTCCTTATGCACGGTTGGTTGCAACCGGTGCATCGTAATTTCCGGTGAGAATAAAATCGCCGGTCTTGCATCCGATGTCCCGTGCGATCACGGGACATTTGGCTTGTAAGAGAAAGAAAATCGGCTTTCGAATATGGCTAAGCGTTTCGTAATTGGCCTGGCCTTTTGCAATAATTAAATCGGCGGAAGCAAACCGTTCGCGAAAAATCGGCGAGCAATCATCCAAAATACAGCCAGGCGCATCAGAGCCATTGCCAACAACACGCACCATCTGGGTCAGCCCTGTTTCCAATGCGTCTTCCATGGTTGCGTCATTAATGATTGGCTTGCCTTTCACTACATAGACAACCTTGTCGAGCGGCATTTGCGAAAGCAACAATTGGTCAAAAACGATCTCTCCCGCATTGTCGCCAAGAAATAAAATCGTCTTGGCTTCGTTGATCGCCTGTTTAAACAATTCAATCGCTGCGTTTGAGATATCTGCTGACAAACTCTTTTCAATTGATGCATGGACCGATTCATCTTCAACCGTTGCCGCAGCGCCAAAATCGATAATGTTTCCAGCGATCGCCAAGCGGACGGCGCACTCCAGTGGGTCCGCCGCGTCATCGACGTAGCGCTTCAGCCGGGGCAACAGTCTCAGCGCAAACTGGTTGAAATATTGTTTGCGTTCGTAATACGGATCGCTCTGGGTGGTTAATTCACGAATCAAACGGTGTATGCGCTGCCCCATGATCGGCGGAGGCATCGTCAGGTCCATTTCACTCACTTCTCGTAGCATGTTTCGCAACATCCCTTCGTGAATGCGCTCATCGCTCGATACAAAACGGGCAGTTGCCAGCGCCTGTTTTAAAAAACAAGGGATGCAATCAAAGTACGTTTTCATTTGCTCTGGCTCCAACGCCGTCTTGGTCTTCGGCGCTTTTTTCTTTTAACTTTCCGGCTTTGAATTGTTTGAGGGCCTGTACGACCGATTCCTCTGAAGAGAGATACCCCTTGATGTTCGCCGCCGACAGCGTTGTCAGGGCTTTAGGGCCGATGTTTCCGGCTATCACCACTTTGACTCCATGAGTAGCAAGCATTTTCACTGTCCCAATGCCGGCCCCGTGATCCATTTCATTATTCTCGTCATTTTCAAGCGCGTTAAATTCTTCGCTATCCGAATCGAAAATAATAAAATACGCAGACCGGCCTAAACGTGAATTAACCCGGCTAAAGATATCCATGCCTTGTGAAGCGATTGCAATTTTCATAATGATTCTCCATTGGGATATGCGGCTTACGCTCCGAAACGGGCGTGGTGAATTGAACCGGTAAGAAGTGTGGAGACGGCTCTCCACGATTTGAAGATGGATCACAGCGCTCTTCTAAGCACAGTGGATTAATCAGCCGGGCTGGAATTCCCACTACGATTTCGTCGTTTTGAATAAAACCCATCTCGCGAGACGTTGGACACCCCATCGAAAGACAAATCGTATTTCGCTGATAGGATTTTGATAACACATTGCCGCAGGTGGCCAGGAAAGTGGAAATTTGAACGCTCAACTCGTTTTGAAACATCCGCTGCCAGAGCCGAACCAACTTCATTGCTGTTCTGGGAGAGCAATATGACATGACAACATCGGGTTGCGACACGGCGCCCATTTCAAGCGCATATACACGGTCCAATCGTGGCGTAATTTCAAGAATTGAGCGAACCGAGATCCGCGTCATTCCAGTTTCTTCAGCAATGTGCTCAATCAGCGCGTTCTCGTCGACGTTCGGGTCTCCCAAACTTCGTCTTCCACCCATGCAACTAACTTGAGAAACAGGCAGAATAAATGATTCGTTTTTTGCATTCCAAATGGCTTCGCAAACTCTCAAATTTTTCTGTGTATGCAAGGTTTTTGAATCATCGGATGGATTAATTTTCACGCCAATCCATTCGCCGCCAAATTGTTTTTTGAGTAAATCGAATAATTGTAAATGAGTCTGCGGCATAGTTACCCCTGTTTGTGTAAGCACGGCTTGTTGTCTGTCTCGAATGAACGTTGTTTTGCGCAGCCCGGCATCAAAAATTGTTCTTGCATCAGCTGGTTTGACAGATAGGCTTCGACAACTTCATCAATCAATCCACAAATATGTTCTGTGACTTCGATTTCTCTCAGTTGAAGCATTTTTTCTAATGGTCGAGAAATCGCCCCGCAAATCAGTTGGTCTACTTTAAATTCATCAATTCGCGCGGCCCGATTGATTCCAATACACCCTTCCAGGTCATGTTCTTTTCGCCCATGTTCTTTGCCATCAATCAGCTCAATGACCAGCAAGCGATTGGCGGTATCAAATACAGGAGCGATTCGTGAAAAGAGAACTGGAAGAGCAATCTTCATAACACTCATACAAAGTGCAGGAAACATTCCAAAACACAAAAATTCTCTAAGTCGTTATCAACCGGTGTGTTATGATAGGAATTGGCTTGAGGGGGGAGGAGAGATATCTGCAATTTGCAATGGTAAAGCGAGACGAACTACTGCATTTTGCTAGTGTTGATGTGTTGCCGACCATCTGTTTCAGGGAGTAGAATCCCGAGCGATTTAATCTTTCGAAACAGCGTCGTCGGGTGGATGCCCAGCGCTTTGGCTGCTGCCGTGCGGTTGCCGTGATACTGATTGAGCGTGTTGGTGATGTGAATGGTTTCGAGTTTTTGCAAGGACAAACTCTTTTGATCATTCCATTCATACGCCTTGTTGCTGTCGGTGAGGTACGGAGGCAAATGGGTCGCTTCGATCAAGGGGCCTCTACAAAGAACGAAGGCGTGTTCGATGATGTTTTCTAATTCTCGAATATTGCCCGGGAACGGATACGTCATAAGAGCAGCCATGACTCTATCTGATACATGAGAAATTGCTTTTTCGTGCACCCGGTTAAACGACGAGATGAAGTGTTGAACTAACAAGGGGATGTCTTCACGACGCTCTCGAAGAGGCGGAATTTCAATGCGAATCACATTGACGCGATAAAACAAATCTTCACGGAATTTACCCCGGCGCACTAATTGGTGCAAGTCTTTGTTCGATGCAGCAATGACCCGAACGTCAACCGTCTGTGACTTGGTTGCGCCAAGAGGCTCAAACGTTTTTTCTTGCAAAAAGCGCAAGAGACGGACTTGCATGGCAGGCGAGACATCACCAATTTCATCGAGAAAAATCGTCCCGTGGTCCGCTAGAGCAAACCGCCCGGGCTTATCGCGTTTCGCGTCGGTAAACGCCCCCGCTTTATAACCAAACAATTCTGATTCAAGCAACGTATCCGGCAGGGCGCCGCAATTGATGGCAATAAACGCCTTGTTGTTTCGGGAGGATAAATGATGAATCGCGCGCGCAAATAATTCTTTCCCGGTACCGCTTTCACCTATTAGTACAGACGTTGCATCGCTGGCGGCAACTTGTGGGAGCACATCGAAGATTCGCTTCATGCCGGCGCTGTGTCCGACAATATCTTCAAAGGAGTATTTCTCGTACAACTTCTTCCGCAGTTCTTCTACTTGGCTTAAATCGCGAAACGTCTCCACCCCGCCGACAACAGCGCCCCGGGAATTTTTGAGCAAAGCCGTTGAGATACTGATCGGAATCTGGTTGCCTTTCAGGTCGATAATATAGATTGTTCTATTGATGATGGGGGCGCCTGTTTTAAGGGTATGTTTGAGGGCGCAATGGCTTTCGCAGATACTCGAGCGAAATACCTCACAACAGGGCTTGCCGACAGCGTCTTGGCGTGAAATCCCAATGATTTTTTCTGCTGCGCGGTTGAATGACGTTACATTCCAGTTGCGATCAACGGTAAATACGCCATCAGCGATAGAATCAAGAATGATGTCGGTTGCGCTGTTTTCTGGTTGTTCAAACACTTTTCTCTCGACAAAAATGTTAAGTGCGATTCAGCATTATATAAATGATGCAACGAATCGAAGGCCGATTCTACTGCTACATCCACACATCATTCTGGTAAAACACAAAACGAATCGATATAAGCGATGAAACGCTCCGCTCGACATGAACGGGGCGCTTTCTATTGCACGTCTTTCTCCCAGAAACTGACAGTAAATGACAAACCAAATTTGGCATGGATGCGACTCTGGGAGCGCCTGTGCATGAGGGCCTGAAAGCCCGCACTGAAGCGAGCAGAGTGGCGCCCATGCCTGATACAGCGAAGGATCAAGGATTTACAAAAAAGTGTCAAAAAAACGAAATCCAATTTGTGATAAAGTATCCAAATACCGGAAGAACCATTAAAGTGTATATAGAGAATCAAGACTTAGAAAAGGAAGATGACTTTCGAATAAGTGAATCGTAAGGCGGAGAAATTGATTGACGTTACTGAAAATCATACTGCATCAGGGCTTTTGGCTCGCAAGGCTTCTCAATGGCGTACCCTGGAGGATATTTAGAATGAAAACATTCTGCTGGCTTGTAATTGTTGCGTCTCTGAATTTATTTGGCCTAATAACAATTGCCGATGAATTAGAAATTAAACTATTCGATGGCGAGAAATTCTGGGGCGGATGCGTCACCGATGGCCGTGCGATGCCTTATGGCGAGTCGAAATTTGATCGAGACTTATACGGAGATACTCAAGGCAACCAGGCGCAACCGTTGTTGATATCAAACAAAGGCCGCTATGTTTGGTGCGAAGAGCCTTTTGAATTTGAATTCGATAATAATCGCCTTACAGTGAAATCAATTGCGGGAAAAATCGAGTCGGGCAAGTCTGGCGATACGCTGCGAGACGCATTCCTGCATGTAAGCAAAACATACTTTCCAAGCACAGGCGAATTGCCTGATGAACTGCTCTTCATTAAACCCCAATACAACACCTGGATTGAATTAATTTACGATCAACGCGAAGGCCGAATTCGCAAATACGCAAACGACATCATCGACAATGGATTTCCGGCAGGGGTGTTGATGATCGACGACAATTGGCAGGAAGACTATGGCGTGTGGGATTTTCACCCGGGACGTTTTCAAGACCCAAAAGGGATGATGGAGCATTTGCACGGTCTTGGGTTTAAAGTGATGTTGTGGATTTGTCCGTACTTCAGCCCGGACAGCGAAACATTTCGTTTGCTAAACAGAAAACGCTATTTCCTACTGGATGAACGCACGGGCGCCTACTTATGCCGCTGGTGGAACGGCTATAGCGCCTCGCTTGATCTTACAAACCCGGAAGCGGTGGAGTATTTTCAAAGCCGTCTCAAATATCTGGTCGATGAATATGGCGCCGATGGTTTCAAACTCGATGCGGGTGACGCGAGAGCCTATACCGACCCCAATATCATTGCCAATGAAACGATTAACCCAAACGAATTTTCTGAGCGCTGGGCTAAATTGGGATTGCCCTTCAAACTGAATGAGTACCGCGCTTGTTGGAAGATGGCGGGACAACCGCTGGCGCAACGGCTTCGGGATAAAGGCCACAACTGGCGCGACCTTGGTCAACTTGTTCCCGACGCCTTGGCGTTAAGCATAATGGGCTACGCGTTTATATGCCCTGATATGATAGGAGGCGGCGAGTATAGCTACTTCTATAACAACCCCGACAAACCACTCGATCAGGAACTGATCGTTCGTTCCGCTCAATGTTCTGCATTGATGCCGATGATGCAATTCTCCGTCGCGCCGTGGCGCGTGTTAAACGAAGAAAACATGGCCATCTGTCGCGACATGGCTTTGCTGCATGAGAAGATGGGGCCGGAAATTCTCGCCATCGCCAAAGCATCCGCTGAGTCGGGCGAACCCATGGTGCGCCACATGGAATATCAGTATCCCCATCAAGGCTATGCGGAGATTAAGGACCAATTTCTTCTTGGAGAAAACCTACTCATTGCGCCCGTTCTTGAGAAAGGCGCCCGGACGCGAACCATCGTTTTCCCTGAAGGCAAGTGGCAAGGAGACGACGGAATGGTCGTGCAAGGGCCTAGTACAACAACCGTTGATGCGCCGCTCACGCGGCTGCCCTGGTTTAGAAAAATCAACTAATCATTCGAGCCGGTTTTCTTAAGATATTTGAGTGTATCATTGTGGATTTTGGTTACACTTTTTCCATCGAAAAAAGCAATATATAGCGGTCATCGTTGTGGCGGACTCCAATCATGTTTATCTGGCCGAATGTCGTGAGTAATGATGTAGACAGATGAAGATATTTTTTATCAAATTTCTCCGACCCTTCATCTCCATTGTTGTATACATGAATTTCAACCCGAAACGTTTCGTCTTCAGCGACGCCCGACTTACATTGCACCTCCACAGCGTAATTATCCCCAAGAATTGTACGAAAGAAGCCGGGTATCGAACTCTCTGCGGCGAGCATTGCTTCCGTTTCAACTTGGTACACTTCGGTTTTTTGCAATGAGCGAATTATCGAATCGAGTTTTGTTTTTGGAAAAATTTGGCTTAATTCACTGTTTAAATTTTCGATACTTTCTTTCATAAAATGATGTTCTTTAATTTTTGAGTCAGAATCAGTATTTTTTGAGGTTCTCACATATTCCGTAATTCGTTCTGCTTCTTGCCGCGTTCTCGCGAACCCATGTACTTCAAATTTTGTGATCTTGTCTTCGCGGTCTGTTTCAACCTCACGGAATAATAAATTTTCAAAATTTTCTCTATGATTGATTAGCCAGCGAGGGTATTTGTTTCTTGTTCGGCCTTCGTCCCAACATTTACCCCAGATCGAAAATTCAAAGGGATAGTTCTTTAATTTTGGATGGATATCACGCTCAACAAACGCCAGGCGATATAGAACAGGCGCGTCTTCTTTGATTGGGTTTTGAAGTTTCGATAAGAAGTTTTGGATCTGTTTGTGTTCAGCGTCAGTCGCTAAAACAACAATGAAATTGTTTTCAACGTCATATTGCACGGGTGAGGTGGGCGAGGGCTGCTCGCTGGTCGTCTCTTTTGTGATTGATGCGCTAGCAATTAATTCATCGTTGATCGCAGAATCGGGATAGCGAATGGTATGATTGAATGAAATGAATTGAGAAAGAATTTCGACATAACCGGGTTGAAATGTTGAAGGCGCTGTATAGATTCGGATCAGTAATTCTTCGGGAACGGAGTCTTCTGGTTTACTGTCTTGCGCAACAGCGTCATTGAATGAAACAATCGGCGCATCATTCATCGTAAAAACGACGAAACACAAAAGAAGAACAACGGCAGCGAGAAGCGTCTTCATCAATATTTCCAGACGACTTGAATATCATCTTCTAAATAGCCATGAATCATAAAACTGCTTTTCTCTGGCTGATCTGACGATTGATTCGAGATTAAGGTTGGGTGTTCTATTTTGGGAAACAAAGCAACGAGGCCGGGGTCATCGACGATATGTTGCCCCGGCATCAAGACCGGGCCAGCATATAAGCCTGTCTCTTGTGAGTTTTTATTTAGCATCAAAGAATAACTTGTTCCGATCCCAACGAAGACAATGACGGCTCCCAACAAAAAAACATTCAATGGTTTGCCAGCGATGCGCCCCCAAAAAGTTCGGCGCGACCAGGATTGTTCGAACAGTCTGCGAAATTGGTTCACTTCGTCAGAAGAGACGCTTTCATCCAAGGCGGAATCAAACCGTTTCTTCATCTCAAGATTGATTTGATTTTGTATGTCTTTCATTGCGATTCCCCAGTAGCTAAACAGAAAATTGTTCGCGTAATGACTCCGTGACGCGAAAGACGCGTGTGCGCGCGGTTTTTACCTGGCAATTCATAATTTCTGCAATTTCCTGATATTTCATATCTTCAAGGTAACGTAGAGAAAAAGCCGTCCGAAAGGCTTCGGGCATGTCTTGGATATGTTGAATGATTTTTTCAAGCCATTCATTTTGCTCGGCATAATGGATCGGGATGAGTTGGGCGGGGTATAACAATTGGGTTAACAGGTTTACATCCAAATTTTTCTGTCTTTGTGATCGGCGAATATGGTCGACGCACAGATTATAACAAATTGAAGCCGACCATGATTTAAATGAACTGCCTTCTTGATATCTGTTCAAATTCTGAAAAATTTTAAGCCATACTTCCTGGCTTATTTCTTCTGATGTGGTTTTGCACAATGTCGTTCGATAGGCAAGGCGGTATAGAAACAACGCATATCGAACAAACAGCTCTTTTCCGGCTGCGGCGTTATTTGTCTTACACAGTATTACGAGTTGATCGTCAGTCAGATTGTTCACATTTCACCCTGTAATCGCATCTTCCTATCTATAACGATTCAAGCAAAAAAACGTTCCTAAAAACAATAGGTTATAGGAATTTCACATATTTGGGAACGTTTTTCTCTCACCAGCGTTTAAGGTAAAGAAATCAAATAGCTGGATTGCGATCTAAATGAATTTTAAATTGTGTAACCAATTTTCCGCTTATTTTATTGTTATCTGTTTGTTTGCCGGGTGTTCTACACAACATCACCGTGAATCAGTAGACCGCGCTGCTTACGAAGCAATACAAGAGTATCAACGAGCCAATCTGGGTGAATCGGAACCGTTTACGGTTGAAAAACCGTCAATCGAATTGCGGCAACGAATCATGCAATCCCAACCGATTCAATTTTCTCACCCGGCGTCAATCAACGTGAATCATCTAGAACCGATTGAACACTGGCCCAGCGATGGATATATAACCCCGGCAACGGTTTCTGAAATCTTAACCGCAGCAACTTCACCCATTTCACTCAACTTAGTTGACGCGCTACAGATTGCTGCGAAAAATAGCCGTGAATACCAAGGCCAAAAAGAGCAAGTGTTTCAAGAAGCGCTCAATCTTGATCTGCAAGAAGAACAATTTCGCGCCAGTTTTTTTAATGGCATTGACGCGCAGTATGAGAACGACCGGACAGATACTGATTCGCCCGATGGAATTGTGACCGAAAATTTTGGCGCGGGTTTCAATCCATCAATTAGCAAGACGTTCTTATCCGGCGCGCAACTCTCCGCCCAATTGGGTTGGGACCTGGCGATGCTTCTCAGCCCGGGCAGCGTCTCATCAAAATCGTTATTCGGCGACGCTTCGATTACGGTCCCGTTGCTTCGCGGCGCTGGCCGCCATATTGTTGCAGAGCCTTTGACCCAAGCGCAACGGAATATGGTGTATGCCATTTATGAATTCGAACGCTTCAAGCGGTCATTTGCGGTTTCGATTGCGGACGAATATTTATCCGTTCTTCAACGCATCGACGAAGTAAAAAATGCTGAGCAAAATTATAAAAGTTTAATTACGTCCGCGCGCCGCGCGCAAATGAATTTACGGACAGGAAAAATATCACCTGTTGAAGTCGATCAGGCCTATCAGAACGAATTGTCTGCGCGAAACCGCTGGGTCAGTTCACGCCAAGCGTATGCAAACGCAATCGACT from the Candidatus Hinthialibacter antarcticus genome contains:
- a CDS encoding TolC family protein, with the translated sequence MNFKLCNQFSAYFIVICLFAGCSTQHHRESVDRAAYEAIQEYQRANLGESEPFTVEKPSIELRQRIMQSQPIQFSHPASINVNHLEPIEHWPSDGYITPATVSEILTAATSPISLNLVDALQIAAKNSREYQGQKEQVFQEALNLDLQEEQFRASFFNGIDAQYENDRTDTDSPDGIVTENFGAGFNPSISKTFLSGAQLSAQLGWDLAMLLSPGSVSSKSLFGDASITVPLLRGAGRHIVAEPLTQAQRNMVYAIYEFERFKRSFAVSIADEYLSVLQRIDEVKNAEQNYKSLITSARRAQMNLRTGKISPVEVDQAYQNELSARNRWVSSRQAYANAIDSFKYELGLPIDASIELNRDEFVRLAQSSETIIAGATSLQRDEEVPPADAPIVLQEPTSRNAGKMEIEPIEAIRLAFENRLDLRTVQGRVYDAQRKVVVAADGLRPEITLFGSVSTGQSRGIGSADRADSQVLDLGRGLYSALLTVDLPTERTREAIEFRRSYIDLERSVRDLQELEGRIKLDIRNQLRILVDARESLRIQVLSVNLAEQRVQSTELFMEAGRIEIRDLLDAQEDLLSAQNALTSAMVNYRITELELQRDLGVLKVNHEGIWQEYNPEMNSNESS